Proteins encoded by one window of Cucurbita pepo subsp. pepo cultivar mu-cu-16 chromosome LG14, ASM280686v2, whole genome shotgun sequence:
- the LOC111809704 gene encoding heavy metal-associated isoprenylated plant protein 9 isoform X1, with the protein MGEEAVQMQQQQQEEAKVEEMKLEEAKPCPCPPIVLLVDLHCSGCAKKIEKCIMRIRGVEGVSIDMAKNEVTIKGIVDPDAVCAKITTKTKRVAKVLSPSPPLPEGEPSPHLIVNSQLKVVELNVNMHCDACAHQLKKKILKMRVSGVQTASTELSTGKVVVTGTMDGDKLVDYVYRRTKKQARIVPQPQPTATPPEEEPLKPEESKEEQAAPPPPPPPEEIKTEDAAAPQAQGTDTNNNNKEEVQPKAAEEGGGPVVEATAETKPNVEVEEAKAAEAGDEMMGEDDHESMKRMMYQYYQYQPLYVMERIPPPQLFSDENPNACCVL; encoded by the exons ATGGGCGAAGAAGCTGTTCAGATG cagcagcagcagcaggaAGAAGCAAAGGTAGAGGAGATGAAATTGGAGGAAGCCAAGCCCTGTCCTTGTCCTCCGATCGTATTGTTGGTGGATCTTCATTGCAGTGGGTGtgcaaagaaaatagaaaagtgtATTATGAGAATCAGAG GAGTGGAAGGGGTGAGCATTGACATGGCGAAAAATGAAGTAACCATAAAAGGAATAGTAGACCCAGATGCGGTTTGCGCCAAAATCACCACCAAGACCAAGAGGGTAGCCAAAGTGTTGTCCCCATCGCCGCCGCTGCCTGAGGGTGAACCCAGCCCCCACCTAATTGTTAACTCCCAG TTGAAGGTGGTGGAATTGAACGTCAACATGCACTGCGACGCCTGTGCTCACCAGCTCAAGAAGAAGATACTCAAAATGAGAG TTTCAGGAGTCCAAACAGCATCCACAGAATTGAGCACAGGCAAGGTAGTGGTAACAGGAACCATGGATGGGGATAAGCTCGTGGACTACGTGTACAGACGCACCAAAAAACAAGCCAGAATAGTTCCACAGCCCCAACCCACAGCCACGCCACCAGAAGAAGAGCCATTAAAACCCGAAGAAAGCAAAGAAGAGCAGGCggcaccaccaccaccaccaccaccagaGGAGATTAAGACAGAAGACGCTGCTGCACCCCAAGCCCAAGGAACAGACACGAACAACAATAACAAGGAAGAGGTACAACCAAAAGCGGCGGAAGAGGGTGGGGGGCCGGTGGTGGAAGCGACGGCCGAGACAAAACCAAATGTGGAGGTGGAGGAAGCGAAGGCGGCGGAGGCTGGAGATGAGATGATGGGTGAGGATGATCATGAAAGCATGAAGAGGATGATGTACCAATATTATCAATATCAGCCACTTTACGTTATGGAACGAATTCCACCGCCTCAGCTGTTCAGCGATGAGAATCCCAATGCGTGTTGCgttctataa
- the LOC111809704 gene encoding heavy metal-associated isoprenylated plant protein 9 isoform X3: MGEEAVQMQQQQQEEAKVEEMKLEEAKPCPCPPIVLLVDLHCSGCAKKIEKCIMRIRGVEGVSIDMAKNEVTIKGIVDPDAVCAKITTKTKRVAKVLSPSPPLPEGEPSPHLIVNSQLKVVELNVNMHCDACAHQLKKKILKMRGVQTASTELSTGKVVVTGTMDGDKLVDYVYRRTKKQARIVPQPQPTATPPEEEPLKPEESKEEQAAPPPPPPPEEIKTEDAAAPQAQGTDTNNNNKEEVQPKAAEEGGGPVVEATAETKPNVEVEEAKAAEAGDEMMGEDDHESMKRMMYQYYQYQPLYVMERIPPPQLFSDENPNACCVL, from the exons ATGGGCGAAGAAGCTGTTCAGATG cagcagcagcagcaggaAGAAGCAAAGGTAGAGGAGATGAAATTGGAGGAAGCCAAGCCCTGTCCTTGTCCTCCGATCGTATTGTTGGTGGATCTTCATTGCAGTGGGTGtgcaaagaaaatagaaaagtgtATTATGAGAATCAGAG GAGTGGAAGGGGTGAGCATTGACATGGCGAAAAATGAAGTAACCATAAAAGGAATAGTAGACCCAGATGCGGTTTGCGCCAAAATCACCACCAAGACCAAGAGGGTAGCCAAAGTGTTGTCCCCATCGCCGCCGCTGCCTGAGGGTGAACCCAGCCCCCACCTAATTGTTAACTCCCAG TTGAAGGTGGTGGAATTGAACGTCAACATGCACTGCGACGCCTGTGCTCACCAGCTCAAGAAGAAGATACTCAAAATGAGAG GAGTCCAAACAGCATCCACAGAATTGAGCACAGGCAAGGTAGTGGTAACAGGAACCATGGATGGGGATAAGCTCGTGGACTACGTGTACAGACGCACCAAAAAACAAGCCAGAATAGTTCCACAGCCCCAACCCACAGCCACGCCACCAGAAGAAGAGCCATTAAAACCCGAAGAAAGCAAAGAAGAGCAGGCggcaccaccaccaccaccaccaccagaGGAGATTAAGACAGAAGACGCTGCTGCACCCCAAGCCCAAGGAACAGACACGAACAACAATAACAAGGAAGAGGTACAACCAAAAGCGGCGGAAGAGGGTGGGGGGCCGGTGGTGGAAGCGACGGCCGAGACAAAACCAAATGTGGAGGTGGAGGAAGCGAAGGCGGCGGAGGCTGGAGATGAGATGATGGGTGAGGATGATCATGAAAGCATGAAGAGGATGATGTACCAATATTATCAATATCAGCCACTTTACGTTATGGAACGAATTCCACCGCCTCAGCTGTTCAGCGATGAGAATCCCAATGCGTGTTGCgttctataa
- the LOC111809704 gene encoding heavy metal-associated isoprenylated plant protein 9 isoform X4 has protein sequence MGEEAVQMQQQEEAKVEEMKLEEAKPCPCPPIVLLVDLHCSGCAKKIEKCIMRIRGVEGVSIDMAKNEVTIKGIVDPDAVCAKITTKTKRVAKVLSPSPPLPEGEPSPHLIVNSQLKVVELNVNMHCDACAHQLKKKILKMRVSGVQTASTELSTGKVVVTGTMDGDKLVDYVYRRTKKQARIVPQPQPTATPPEEEPLKPEESKEEQAAPPPPPPPEEIKTEDAAAPQAQGTDTNNNNKEEVQPKAAEEGGGPVVEATAETKPNVEVEEAKAAEAGDEMMGEDDHESMKRMMYQYYQYQPLYVMERIPPPQLFSDENPNACCVL, from the exons ATGGGCGAAGAAGCTGTTCAGATG cagcagcaggaAGAAGCAAAGGTAGAGGAGATGAAATTGGAGGAAGCCAAGCCCTGTCCTTGTCCTCCGATCGTATTGTTGGTGGATCTTCATTGCAGTGGGTGtgcaaagaaaatagaaaagtgtATTATGAGAATCAGAG GAGTGGAAGGGGTGAGCATTGACATGGCGAAAAATGAAGTAACCATAAAAGGAATAGTAGACCCAGATGCGGTTTGCGCCAAAATCACCACCAAGACCAAGAGGGTAGCCAAAGTGTTGTCCCCATCGCCGCCGCTGCCTGAGGGTGAACCCAGCCCCCACCTAATTGTTAACTCCCAG TTGAAGGTGGTGGAATTGAACGTCAACATGCACTGCGACGCCTGTGCTCACCAGCTCAAGAAGAAGATACTCAAAATGAGAG TTTCAGGAGTCCAAACAGCATCCACAGAATTGAGCACAGGCAAGGTAGTGGTAACAGGAACCATGGATGGGGATAAGCTCGTGGACTACGTGTACAGACGCACCAAAAAACAAGCCAGAATAGTTCCACAGCCCCAACCCACAGCCACGCCACCAGAAGAAGAGCCATTAAAACCCGAAGAAAGCAAAGAAGAGCAGGCggcaccaccaccaccaccaccaccagaGGAGATTAAGACAGAAGACGCTGCTGCACCCCAAGCCCAAGGAACAGACACGAACAACAATAACAAGGAAGAGGTACAACCAAAAGCGGCGGAAGAGGGTGGGGGGCCGGTGGTGGAAGCGACGGCCGAGACAAAACCAAATGTGGAGGTGGAGGAAGCGAAGGCGGCGGAGGCTGGAGATGAGATGATGGGTGAGGATGATCATGAAAGCATGAAGAGGATGATGTACCAATATTATCAATATCAGCCACTTTACGTTATGGAACGAATTCCACCGCCTCAGCTGTTCAGCGATGAGAATCCCAATGCGTGTTGCgttctataa
- the LOC111809704 gene encoding heavy metal-associated isoprenylated plant protein 9 isoform X2, translating into MGEEAVQMQQQQEEAKVEEMKLEEAKPCPCPPIVLLVDLHCSGCAKKIEKCIMRIRGVEGVSIDMAKNEVTIKGIVDPDAVCAKITTKTKRVAKVLSPSPPLPEGEPSPHLIVNSQLKVVELNVNMHCDACAHQLKKKILKMRVSGVQTASTELSTGKVVVTGTMDGDKLVDYVYRRTKKQARIVPQPQPTATPPEEEPLKPEESKEEQAAPPPPPPPEEIKTEDAAAPQAQGTDTNNNNKEEVQPKAAEEGGGPVVEATAETKPNVEVEEAKAAEAGDEMMGEDDHESMKRMMYQYYQYQPLYVMERIPPPQLFSDENPNACCVL; encoded by the exons ATGGGCGAAGAAGCTGTTCAGATG cagcagcagcaggaAGAAGCAAAGGTAGAGGAGATGAAATTGGAGGAAGCCAAGCCCTGTCCTTGTCCTCCGATCGTATTGTTGGTGGATCTTCATTGCAGTGGGTGtgcaaagaaaatagaaaagtgtATTATGAGAATCAGAG GAGTGGAAGGGGTGAGCATTGACATGGCGAAAAATGAAGTAACCATAAAAGGAATAGTAGACCCAGATGCGGTTTGCGCCAAAATCACCACCAAGACCAAGAGGGTAGCCAAAGTGTTGTCCCCATCGCCGCCGCTGCCTGAGGGTGAACCCAGCCCCCACCTAATTGTTAACTCCCAG TTGAAGGTGGTGGAATTGAACGTCAACATGCACTGCGACGCCTGTGCTCACCAGCTCAAGAAGAAGATACTCAAAATGAGAG TTTCAGGAGTCCAAACAGCATCCACAGAATTGAGCACAGGCAAGGTAGTGGTAACAGGAACCATGGATGGGGATAAGCTCGTGGACTACGTGTACAGACGCACCAAAAAACAAGCCAGAATAGTTCCACAGCCCCAACCCACAGCCACGCCACCAGAAGAAGAGCCATTAAAACCCGAAGAAAGCAAAGAAGAGCAGGCggcaccaccaccaccaccaccaccagaGGAGATTAAGACAGAAGACGCTGCTGCACCCCAAGCCCAAGGAACAGACACGAACAACAATAACAAGGAAGAGGTACAACCAAAAGCGGCGGAAGAGGGTGGGGGGCCGGTGGTGGAAGCGACGGCCGAGACAAAACCAAATGTGGAGGTGGAGGAAGCGAAGGCGGCGGAGGCTGGAGATGAGATGATGGGTGAGGATGATCATGAAAGCATGAAGAGGATGATGTACCAATATTATCAATATCAGCCACTTTACGTTATGGAACGAATTCCACCGCCTCAGCTGTTCAGCGATGAGAATCCCAATGCGTGTTGCgttctataa
- the LOC111809911 gene encoding uncharacterized protein LOC111809911: MTGKRIATTSYIKMHADARLNSDNSSENGMNHLSYDAAKHIQNFPSELVKAFHKESLSKMDIQILVDKLHGLSELLLAYCSNGSAALHRKDVKSLKTVMNNLDVCINSFGSQDSLSPEQRTSQNLEPFHQLHSDFQDVRVLKSQSQMTKIEGKNLECLSNDGNGVEETNQYILSIKKDKEAADSLYLRNGIDSMKEDSMTKALKKVLRENFHDDKEHPQSLLYKNLWLEAEAALCASKLIARFSIAKSEMEKHELPIVRERAENWDELLVSGVSPGSSTVGKLAPKTKVGSTSFVPVQTSPAVSVSSHAVDDVITRFHILKCREDEAKDRHAGYSGQDMVEKSALDKEQTAVPCINDMDSSFTTSKVDGDDSRPALPSISPTLTRNSHTEDVMSRFQILKSRDERISSLNVGKVQKIRSSCCSEVDMLAPKGNTVHSVGISTIHHRFADNKSEVDDLDASAPGRLDAPRSRGNHISLTLTPAREQLQERVTVKKGGLGVEMEPFLRFEGGKEGRNYGEGKLPAGCSDGSSSEWEHVLW; the protein is encoded by the exons ATGACTGGAAAAAGGATTGCAACTACAAGTTACATAAAGATGCATGCGGATGCAAGATTAAATAGTGACAACTCTTCTGAAAATGGTATGAATCATTTGTCATATGATGCTGCAAAACATATCCAGAATTTTCCTTCTGAGCTTGTGAAGGCATTTCACAAAGAATCACTCTCAAAAATGGATATCCAGATTCTGGTTGATAAATTGCACGGTCTATCAGAATTGCTCCTTGCATATTGTTCAAATGGTTCAGCTGCATTACACCGGAAAGACGTCAAGTCTCTCAAGACTGTGATGAATAACCTTGATGTTTGTATAAATAGCTTTGGATCACAAGATTCTCTCTCACCTGAGCAACGAACTTCACAAAATCTTGAGCCGTTTCATCAACTTCATTCG GATTTCCAGGATGTGAGAGTGCTCAAGTCCCAATCCCAGATGACAaagattgaaggaaaaaatTTGGAGTGTTTATCAAATGATGGCAATGGTGTTGAGGAAACGAATCAATACATATTGTCTATCAAGAAAGACAAAGAAGCTGCGGACTCTCTTTATCTTAGGAATGGGATTGACTCGATGAAAGAAGACAGCATGACCAAG GCTCTTAAGAAGGTTCTGAGAGAGAATTTTCATGATGACAAAGAACATCCTCAATCTCTTTTGTACAAGAATCTATGGCTTGAAGCAGAAGCTGCATTATGTGCTTCCAAATTAATAGCTCGTTTTAGTATAGCAAAGTCGGAAATGGAGAAACATGAACTACCAATAGTGAGAG AACGTGCCGAAAATTGGGACGAACTACTCGTTTCTGGTGTATCTCCTGGTTCAAGCACCGTTGGGAAATTGGCACCTAAGACTAAAGTTGGTTCAACTTCATTTGTTCCCGTCCAGACTTCCCCTGCCGTGAGTGTCAGTAGTCATGCTGTAGATGATGTGATTACTAGATTCCATATTCTCAAATGCCGAGAGGATGAAGCAAAGGATAGGCATGCTGGATATTCCGGACAAGACATGGTTGAAAAATCAGCACTCGACAAGGAACAAACTGCAGTCCCTTGTATCAATGACATGGATTCTTCCTTCACCACCTCGAAGGTCGATGGGGATGACTCTAGGCCTGCTCTTCCATCAATTTCCCCTACCTTGACAAGGAACAGCCATACAGAAGATGTCATGTCTagatttcaaattctaaaatctCGAGATGAGCGCATAAGTTCTTTGAATGTGGGAAAGGTGCAGAAAATTAGAAGCTCCTGTTGCAGTGAGGTCGACATGTTGGCACCTAAAGGTAATACTGTGCATAGCGTGGGTATCTCAACTATACATCATCGCTTTGCAGATAATAAAAGTGAAGTTGATGATTTAGATGCTTCAGCACCGGGCAGACTAGATGCCCCGAGGAGTCGTGGAAACCACATAAGCTTGACCTTGACCCCTGCGAGAGAACAGTTACAGGAGAGAGTAACTGTAAAAAAAGGAGGTTTGGGAGTTGAAATGGAACCTTTCTTGCGGTTTGAAGGTGGGAAGGAAGGTAGAAACTATGGTGAAGGCAAGCTTCCTGCTGGTTGTTCTGATGGGTCCTCATCTGAATGGGAACATGTTCTCTGGTGA
- the LOC111809913 gene encoding uncharacterized protein LOC111809913, whose translation MKGAKKRRRLNSKSKRMQKEEDDEPLRPILCVKNTNKLDLKRFDATEECYLLDFNPFHSLNQTLSHTDSDSDSDVSLVAEKGQVACRDYPHARYLCLKFPFPTTPHQTYCEMCYCYVCDAIAPCDHWTSHCHADQFWKRERRSNSNNNHTPPPLL comes from the exons ATGAAGGGAGCGAAGAAGCGAAGACGTTTGAATTCAAAGAGCAAGAGAAtgcaaaaagaagaagacgatgagCCCCTCCGACCCATTTTGTGCGtcaaaaacacaaacaaattgGATTTGAAGCGTTTCGACGCGACGGAGGAGTGTTACCTCTTGGACTTCAACCCATTCCATTCCCTCAATCAAACGCTCTCTCACACTGACTCTGACTCTGACTCTGACGTCTCGCTGGTGGCTGAAAAGGGTCAG GTGGCCTGTAGAGACTATCCGCACGCCAGGTATTTGTGTCTCAAATTTCCCTTCCCCACAACGCCCCATCAGACTTACTGTGAGATG TGCTACTGTTACGTCTGCGATGCCATAGCTCCATGCGACCACTGGACGTCACACTGTCATGCCGATCAATTTTGGAAACGGGAAAGGCGATCCAACTCAAACAACAACCACACGCCTCCTCCGCTTCTGTAG